In the Campylobacter sputorum subsp. sputorum genome, TAGTTTAAAAAATCTTAAATATTTTGTATTTGGCACATGTGGACCACGACATATATCTTCAAAACTTCCTTGCGAATATATGCTAACTTCGCCATCTGGAATGCGTTTAAGCACTTCCATTTTTAGATCATCGTTTTTAAATTTTTGAGTTACTTCTTTTTTAGTAGAGCATATTTTAATAATATCAATTTTAGCTTCAGCTAACTCTTTCATCTTTTTTTCAATGTCAGCTAAATCACTTTCTCCAAGTTTTTCACCATTTTCTTTTGTTACTCTAAAATCATAATAAAATCCATCTTCTATAGCAGGACCTACAAAAAACTTAGCATCTTTATATAGTTTTGTTATAGCCTCAGCCATCAAATGTGCACATGAGTGTCTTATGACTTCTAGAGCCTGTTTTGAATTATCAAAATATATAGGTTCGCCACCATTTCCGCTGTAACTTTGTGTATCTATAATAACATCATTAACTTTATATGCGATTATATCGCTCATCTTTTTCCTTTTTTACCAAATTGTCTTTTTTACATTAAAAGAACCAAACTTAATTTTATCTAAATGTAAATTAACTTTAGCTTTAAGTTAAATTGTATTAAACAAAATAGTGTAAAATCCAAATTTAAACTAAAAACAAAGGAAATGTATGTTAGAACTTTTTACCTCTCCTGAAGCTTGGATAAGTTTTTTAACTCTTACCTCACTTGAGATTGTCTTAGGAATCGATAATATAATATTCATAGCTATTTTGTGTGATAAATTGCCTATTTCTCAGCGTGGTAAAGCTAGAATTTTAGGGCTTGGACTTGCTATGATTAGTAGAATTTTATTGCTTTTTAGCTTGTTTTGGATTATGAAACTTACTACTCCGCTTTTTAGTGTTTTTAATATAGAAATTTCTGGACGAGATATTATTTTGATATTGGGTGGTTTGTTTTTGCTTTTTAAATCCACAACCGAAATTCACTCAAGTGTTATGGGAGAAGAGCATACACAAAATAAAGATATTGCCAAAGCAACTTTTGGAACGGTTTTAATTCAAATTGCTATTCTTGATATAGTTTTTTCACTAGATAGTGTTATAACAGCTGTTGGTATGGCTGATCATATTGAGATTATGATAGCAGCAGTTGTAGTTGCTGTTGGTGTTATGATGATTGCAAGCGGTGCAATAAGTAGATTTGTTTCA is a window encoding:
- a CDS encoding TerC family protein → MLELFTSPEAWISFLTLTSLEIVLGIDNIIFIAILCDKLPISQRGKARILGLGLAMISRILLLFSLFWIMKLTTPLFSVFNIEISGRDIILILGGLFLLFKSTTEIHSSVMGEEHTQNKDIAKATFGTVLIQIAILDIVFSLDSVITAVGMADHIEIMIAAVVVAVGVMMIASGAISRFVSNNPTIKILALSFLILVGVSLIADGLGFHIPKGYIYFSMAFSLAVEMINIAMRKKNKS